Proteins from one Mycolicibacter virginiensis genomic window:
- a CDS encoding YceI family protein — MTGKQWQLDASHGQLLVRTDVAGRAAKMGHRLTIVMERWEATVSWSGDRPTAVELAVEVDSLRVLQGDGGMTPLTAPEKTLIRGNALKCLDSKKHRLIRFGSSDIEPTDDGYRLTGELEIHGRRKPHVVELRAAHQPDGSWQLSGDSRVLHSDFGVRRYSMLMGAMQVADEVTVSFSGTVAA; from the coding sequence ATGACCGGAAAGCAATGGCAGCTCGACGCATCGCACGGCCAGCTGCTGGTCCGCACCGATGTGGCGGGGCGAGCGGCAAAGATGGGGCATCGGCTGACCATCGTTATGGAGCGTTGGGAAGCAACCGTGTCGTGGTCCGGTGACCGGCCTACCGCAGTAGAGCTGGCGGTCGAGGTCGATTCGCTGCGCGTGCTGCAGGGCGACGGCGGGATGACTCCGCTAACCGCACCGGAGAAGACGCTGATCCGCGGCAATGCGCTCAAATGCCTCGACAGCAAGAAACATCGACTGATCCGGTTCGGGTCCAGCGACATCGAACCGACCGACGACGGCTATCGGCTCACCGGTGAGCTGGAGATCCACGGCCGGCGCAAGCCGCATGTCGTCGAACTTCGGGCGGCCCACCAACCCGACGGTTCCTGGCAGCTGAGCGGCGACAGCAGGGTGCTGCACAGCGACTTCGGTGTGCGGCGCTATTCGATGCTCATGGGGGCCATGCAGGTCGCCGACGAGGTGACGGTGTCCTTCTCGGGGACCGTCGCAGCCTGA
- a CDS encoding nitronate monooxygenase yields the protein MHTPLCDELGIEFPIFAFTHCRDVVVAVSKAGGFGVLGAVGFTPEQLEIELKWIDENIGDHPYGVDIVIPNKYEGMDSGQSAEELAESLRKLVPQQHLDFGKKLLADHGVPVEGADADSLQLLGWTEATATPQVEVALQHPKVTMIANALGTPPADMIKHIHEAGRKVAALCGSARQAQKHAAAGVDIIIAQGGEAGGHCGDVGSIVLWPEVVKAVAPVPVLAAGGIGSGQQIAAALALGAQGAWTGSQWLMVEESSNTEAQHAAYIKAGSRDTVRSRSFTGKPARMLRNDWTEAWEAPENPKPLGMPLQYMVSGMAVRATNKYPNESVDVAFNPVGQVVGQFTKVEKTATVIERWIQEYLEATGTLEALNEASGV from the coding sequence ATGCACACTCCCCTCTGCGACGAACTCGGCATCGAGTTCCCGATCTTCGCTTTTACCCACTGTCGCGACGTTGTCGTCGCGGTGAGTAAGGCCGGCGGTTTCGGGGTGCTGGGCGCGGTGGGCTTCACCCCGGAGCAGCTCGAGATCGAGCTGAAGTGGATCGACGAGAACATCGGCGACCACCCGTACGGCGTGGACATCGTCATCCCGAACAAGTACGAGGGCATGGACTCCGGGCAGTCCGCCGAGGAACTCGCCGAATCGCTGCGCAAGCTGGTCCCCCAGCAGCACCTCGACTTCGGCAAGAAGCTGCTCGCCGACCACGGTGTGCCCGTTGAGGGCGCCGACGCCGACAGCCTGCAGCTGCTCGGCTGGACCGAGGCGACCGCCACCCCGCAGGTCGAGGTCGCGCTGCAGCACCCGAAGGTGACGATGATCGCCAACGCACTCGGGACTCCCCCGGCGGACATGATCAAGCACATCCACGAGGCGGGCCGCAAGGTCGCCGCGCTGTGCGGCTCCGCACGACAGGCGCAGAAGCACGCCGCGGCCGGCGTGGACATCATCATCGCCCAGGGCGGCGAAGCCGGCGGACACTGTGGCGACGTGGGCTCGATCGTGCTGTGGCCCGAGGTCGTCAAGGCGGTAGCACCGGTACCGGTGCTGGCGGCGGGCGGCATCGGCAGCGGCCAGCAGATCGCCGCGGCCCTCGCGCTGGGCGCGCAGGGCGCGTGGACCGGTTCGCAGTGGCTGATGGTCGAGGAGTCCTCGAACACCGAGGCCCAGCACGCGGCATACATCAAGGCCGGCAGCCGCGACACCGTGCGCAGCCGCTCCTTCACCGGCAAGCCGGCCCGGATGCTGCGCAACGACTGGACCGAGGCCTGGGAAGCTCCGGAGAACCCGAAGCCGCTGGGTATGCCGCTGCAGTACATGGTCTCCGGCATGGCCGTGCGGGCCACCAACAAGTACCCGAACGAGAGCGTCGACGTCGCCTTCAACCCGGTCGGCCAGGTCGTCGGCCAGTTCACCAAGGTGGAGAAGACCGCGACCGTCATCGAGCGGTGGATTCAGGAATACCTCGAGGCCACCGGCACCCTGGAAGCCCTCAACGAGGCATCGGGCGTCTGA
- the gnd gene encoding phosphogluconate dehydrogenase (NAD(+)-dependent, decarboxylating), whose amino-acid sequence MAAHGKEQRTMQLGMIGLGRMGANLVRRMVDGGHECVVYDHNADAVSALTTEPNTTGVSSLAELAAQLSAPRVVWVMVPAGAITTGVIEELAGTLEAGDIVIDGGNSYYRDDIAHAKVLADKGIHLLDCGTSGGVWGRERGYCLMVGGDRAAFDHVEPIFATVAPGVDAAPRTPGREGEIAQAEKGYLYCGPSGAGHFVKMVHNGIEYGMMASIAEGLNILHHANIGKQDQQGDAETAPLSNPEFYRYDIDIEQVTEVWRRGSVIGSWLLDLTASALQKSPQLEEFAGRVSDSGEGRWTVIAAIDEGVPAPVLTTALYARFASRQLFEFGAKVLSAMRKQFGGHDEKSG is encoded by the coding sequence ATGGCCGCTCACGGTAAGGAGCAGCGCACCATGCAACTGGGGATGATCGGTCTGGGGCGTATGGGCGCCAATCTCGTTCGGCGCATGGTCGACGGCGGTCACGAATGCGTCGTCTACGACCACAACGCCGACGCGGTCAGCGCACTGACCACCGAACCCAACACCACCGGCGTCTCGTCGTTGGCCGAGCTCGCGGCGCAGCTGTCCGCGCCGCGGGTGGTGTGGGTGATGGTGCCCGCCGGTGCCATCACCACCGGGGTCATCGAAGAACTTGCCGGCACACTGGAAGCTGGCGACATCGTGATCGACGGCGGCAACTCCTATTACCGCGACGACATCGCGCACGCAAAGGTCTTGGCCGACAAAGGTATTCATCTTCTCGATTGCGGAACCAGTGGTGGGGTGTGGGGCCGCGAACGGGGCTACTGCCTCATGGTCGGCGGGGATCGGGCAGCGTTCGACCATGTCGAGCCGATCTTCGCGACCGTGGCTCCGGGGGTGGACGCGGCCCCGCGCACCCCGGGACGCGAGGGCGAGATCGCGCAAGCCGAGAAAGGCTATCTGTACTGCGGCCCGTCGGGGGCCGGGCACTTCGTGAAGATGGTGCACAACGGCATCGAGTACGGGATGATGGCCTCGATCGCCGAGGGGCTGAACATCTTGCACCACGCCAACATCGGCAAACAGGATCAGCAGGGTGATGCCGAAACCGCGCCGTTGAGCAATCCCGAGTTCTATCGGTACGACATCGACATCGAGCAGGTCACCGAGGTCTGGCGGCGGGGCAGCGTAATCGGTTCCTGGTTGCTGGATCTGACCGCCAGTGCGCTGCAGAAGTCGCCGCAATTGGAGGAATTCGCCGGCCGGGTCTCCGATTCCGGCGAAGGCCGGTGGACCGTTATCGCCGCCATCGACGAGGGCGTCCCCGCGCCGGTGCTCACCACCGCGCTGTACGCACGATTCGCCTCTCGCCAGCTGTTCGAGTTTGGCGCAAAGGTGCTCTCGGCCATGCGCAAGCAGTTCGGCGGGCACGACGAGAAGTCCGGGTGA
- a CDS encoding SRPBCC family protein → MANMQGSATVHMAAPAERIWDLVADVRNIGKFSPETFEAQWLDGAEGPAVGARFRGHVRRNGIGPVYWTTCRVTECEPNRVFGFAVLAGDRAVNRWRYELTPTADGTDVTESFQLANSFLTTVYYYVFGGFLRQRNNIRDMRRTLERIRDVAEAPAQP, encoded by the coding sequence ATGGCGAACATGCAGGGTTCGGCGACAGTTCATATGGCGGCCCCGGCCGAGCGGATCTGGGATCTGGTGGCCGACGTTCGTAACATCGGGAAGTTTTCTCCAGAGACCTTTGAGGCGCAGTGGCTCGACGGTGCTGAGGGTCCCGCGGTGGGCGCACGATTCCGCGGGCATGTGCGGCGCAACGGGATCGGGCCGGTGTACTGGACCACGTGCCGGGTCACCGAGTGCGAACCGAATCGGGTCTTCGGCTTCGCGGTGCTCGCCGGTGACCGCGCGGTGAACCGGTGGCGTTACGAGCTCACCCCCACTGCGGATGGCACCGACGTCACCGAATCGTTCCAGCTGGCCAATTCCTTCCTGACCACCGTGTACTACTACGTGTTTGGCGGTTTTCTACGGCAGCGCAACAACATTCGCGATATGCGCCGCACCCTGGAACGAATCCGCGACGTCGCAGAAGCGCCCGCGCAGCCCTAG
- a CDS encoding nuclear transport factor 2 family protein, which yields MPADVKHIVTEMWQALSRRDWDAVKPFLAEDCIYVDMPVGPAAAARGPHDIVKRLKIGLEPLAGYENHPGLLVAEGADVLYEHSETWNWATGETALLRFVTVHQVIDGKITLWKDYWDMAGLTAHAPPTWLEDFAEADMSWIFDATGLI from the coding sequence ATGCCGGCTGACGTCAAACACATCGTCACCGAGATGTGGCAGGCATTATCGCGTCGCGACTGGGACGCGGTGAAACCCTTTCTGGCCGAAGACTGCATCTATGTCGACATGCCGGTGGGTCCGGCTGCAGCCGCCCGCGGGCCACACGACATCGTCAAGCGCCTCAAGATCGGTCTGGAGCCGCTGGCCGGATACGAGAACCATCCGGGCCTGCTGGTCGCCGAAGGCGCCGACGTGCTCTACGAGCACTCTGAAACGTGGAACTGGGCCACCGGGGAGACCGCGCTGCTGCGTTTCGTCACTGTGCACCAGGTGATCGACGGAAAAATCACGCTGTGGAAAGACTATTGGGACATGGCCGGCCTGACGGCCCATGCGCCGCCGACCTGGCTGGAAGACTTTGCCGAGGCCGACATGTCGTGGATATTCGACGCCACCGGCCTGATCTGA
- a CDS encoding carboxymuconolactone decarboxylase family protein — MSRIGTFAADDVMGWMVKSPDLAAGIGGFSTAVYTKGRLPMRTRELARMVIAFDNECTVCVNTRDADGPAAGVDEELYEHVSQWRTWPGYSPQERLAAEFAHRFATDHTGLRDDEDFWSRCAEHLSDELLADLALSCALWLGMGRLLRTLDIGQACALTLPSRA; from the coding sequence ATGAGCCGAATCGGGACGTTCGCCGCAGACGACGTGATGGGCTGGATGGTCAAATCACCTGACCTGGCAGCGGGAATCGGCGGATTCAGTACAGCGGTCTACACCAAGGGCCGGTTGCCGATGCGCACCCGCGAGCTGGCCCGGATGGTGATCGCCTTCGACAACGAGTGCACGGTGTGCGTCAACACCCGTGACGCCGACGGCCCGGCGGCGGGGGTCGACGAGGAGCTCTACGAGCACGTGTCGCAGTGGCGCACCTGGCCGGGCTACAGCCCGCAGGAGCGGCTCGCCGCCGAGTTCGCCCATCGCTTCGCCACTGACCACACCGGCCTGCGCGACGACGAGGACTTCTGGTCGCGCTGCGCCGAGCACCTCAGTGACGAACTGCTGGCCGACCTCGCGCTGTCGTGTGCGCTCTGGCTTGGTATGGGACGGCTGCTTCGCACGCTGGACATCGGACAGGCCTGCGCACTGACCCTGCCCAGCAGGGCCTGA
- a CDS encoding DUF58 domain-containing protein produces MDVVMHWRASPFAKAVATGAALALVLAVGASRWQLIAFAAPLLGVLCSLDSQRPVPSLRVHATPSVQRCFETESVELSVGATVSDADMVHVRLAVSAHPALSLETAESTVAAGSRHTVTATAGRWGRYPIRAIVSTVARGGLLVGTGTVKVAEVTVFPLAPPQATPVPHSDLLDRVGTHLTRHPGRGVEYADIRAYVPGDPLRSVNWPVSARRGSLHVTQRLTDRGADVVVLIDAYPQPAGPATEATERSVLGAAQVVQTALRNGDRAGIVILGGRHPRWVGAEIGQRQFYRIVDAVLGAGDGVESTTGTLAPRAAVPSGALIIAFSTLLDTEFALALTDLRKRGHVVLAVDVLGGSPFESDLDPLVARIWTLQRSAMYRDMATIGVDVASWSYEQPLEQAMRVVTQRRRPAAVR; encoded by the coding sequence ATGGACGTCGTCATGCATTGGCGGGCATCCCCATTCGCCAAGGCGGTGGCCACCGGTGCCGCGCTGGCCCTGGTGCTGGCCGTGGGTGCATCGCGCTGGCAGCTGATCGCCTTTGCGGCACCGTTGCTCGGCGTCTTGTGCTCGTTGGACAGCCAGCGACCCGTTCCGAGCCTGCGGGTACATGCCACGCCGTCGGTGCAGCGCTGCTTCGAGACCGAGTCGGTCGAATTATCGGTCGGCGCAACGGTATCGGACGCCGACATGGTTCACGTGAGGCTGGCGGTATCGGCGCATCCGGCGCTCAGTCTCGAGACCGCGGAGTCCACCGTCGCAGCTGGGAGCCGACATACGGTCACTGCCACCGCCGGACGCTGGGGACGGTACCCGATCCGGGCCATCGTGAGCACCGTGGCCCGGGGTGGTCTGCTGGTCGGGACGGGAACTGTCAAGGTCGCCGAGGTCACCGTATTCCCGCTGGCGCCGCCGCAGGCCACACCGGTCCCGCACAGCGACCTGCTCGACCGGGTCGGGACCCACCTCACCCGGCATCCGGGCCGCGGCGTGGAGTACGCCGACATCCGCGCCTACGTTCCCGGCGATCCGCTGCGCTCGGTGAATTGGCCGGTCAGCGCACGACGCGGGAGCCTGCATGTCACTCAGCGTCTGACCGATCGTGGCGCCGACGTCGTGGTGTTGATCGACGCCTACCCGCAGCCTGCCGGCCCGGCGACCGAGGCAACCGAACGGTCGGTACTCGGCGCGGCGCAGGTGGTGCAGACCGCGTTGCGCAATGGCGACCGTGCCGGCATCGTCATTCTCGGTGGCCGCCACCCGCGGTGGGTCGGTGCGGAGATCGGGCAGCGCCAGTTCTATCGCATCGTCGACGCGGTCCTCGGTGCCGGCGACGGAGTCGAGTCGACCACCGGAACGCTGGCACCCCGGGCCGCGGTTCCATCGGGTGCGTTGATCATTGCGTTCTCCACGCTGCTGGACACCGAATTCGCACTGGCGCTGACCGATCTGCGAAAACGGGGCCACGTGGTGCTCGCGGTCGACGTGCTCGGCGGCTCACCATTCGAGAGCGACCTGGATCCGTTGGTGGCCCGGATCTGGACGCTGCAGCGCAGTGCCATGTATCGCGACATGGCCACCATCGGCGTCGATGTCGCCTCCTGGTCGTACGAGCAGCCGCTGGAGCAGGCGATGCGTGTGGTCACGCAGCGGCGCAGGCCTGCGGCGGTGCGGTGA
- a CDS encoding CocE/NonD family hydrolase: protein MSDGVVLRANIHYPTVPETGAPAEGPFPVLLSVTPYGKLAPPPAAQIGGGPSPHLIRRGYIEVMVDVRGTGASGGSFEMFGADQTRDGVELVSWASTLPNANGRVGMFGISYLAINQLFTAAAVGPDSPLKAIFPVMAANDFYRDAAAMGGVSHLRTVRAYGSIYALLNVINPALEFFTPGSHSRPRAGGLAAVRQRGKDQRSYFGPLIAEARTGGDAAYDGPFWDDMRPDLVLPEIAANNVAVFLTGGWHDAFQRGAPLNYAALQNAYTGRPPNAAMQPGQPLTDRVKLMMGPWYHVSDYDGLHLLDLQLRWFDYWLKDDAAAAISGSPFTFQAIGDRRWFHTREYPIPEATPTRLYLSHAGRLTADAQEEQSLAALPYRSHGPVSGRSLEQWSLGLNSFATAAAGGRTRHDQDNRRVQRGALTYTTEAFDSPTLIAGPITLRVQATADTTETLWVAHLDDVAPEGVNRPLTLGALLGSHRELDPDRTWYLPDGTVLRPHHISTRSAMRPVEPGELTAYDIEIFPTAALIAPGHRLRLTVTTYDFPHLVPTAATRQALAGGLYQVHQGGPTPSFLLLPLADPDSLD, encoded by the coding sequence ATGAGCGACGGAGTCGTGCTGCGCGCCAACATCCATTACCCCACCGTCCCCGAGACTGGCGCGCCCGCCGAAGGACCGTTCCCGGTGCTGTTGTCGGTGACCCCCTACGGCAAGTTGGCACCGCCGCCGGCGGCGCAGATCGGCGGCGGTCCGTCACCGCATCTGATTCGGCGGGGCTACATCGAGGTGATGGTCGACGTCCGTGGCACCGGGGCATCTGGTGGCTCGTTCGAAATGTTCGGCGCGGACCAGACGCGCGACGGTGTCGAGCTGGTCAGCTGGGCCTCCACGCTGCCCAACGCCAATGGGCGCGTCGGCATGTTCGGCATCTCCTACCTGGCCATCAACCAGCTGTTCACCGCGGCCGCGGTCGGCCCGGACTCTCCGCTCAAGGCGATCTTCCCGGTGATGGCCGCCAACGACTTCTATCGGGATGCCGCCGCGATGGGCGGGGTATCGCACCTGCGGACGGTGCGCGCCTACGGCTCGATCTACGCATTGCTCAACGTGATCAACCCGGCGCTGGAGTTCTTCACCCCGGGGAGTCATTCGCGGCCCCGGGCCGGCGGGCTTGCCGCGGTACGCCAGCGCGGTAAAGATCAGCGCAGCTACTTCGGACCGCTGATCGCCGAGGCGCGCACCGGTGGCGACGCCGCCTACGACGGGCCGTTCTGGGACGACATGCGACCGGACTTGGTGCTGCCGGAGATCGCCGCCAACAACGTGGCTGTCTTCCTCACCGGTGGCTGGCACGATGCCTTTCAGCGCGGCGCACCGCTGAACTACGCGGCGTTGCAGAACGCCTACACCGGCCGCCCGCCCAATGCGGCGATGCAGCCCGGGCAGCCCCTGACCGACCGCGTCAAACTGATGATGGGGCCGTGGTACCACGTTTCGGATTACGACGGTCTGCACCTGTTGGATCTGCAGCTGCGCTGGTTTGACTACTGGCTGAAAGATGATGCGGCGGCAGCTATCTCGGGCTCACCGTTCACCTTCCAGGCGATAGGCGACCGCCGCTGGTTCCACACCAGGGAGTACCCGATTCCCGAGGCGACACCGACCCGGCTCTACCTGTCCCACGCCGGCCGGCTGACTGCCGACGCCCAGGAGGAGCAAAGCCTGGCCGCGTTGCCGTACCGCTCGCACGGTCCGGTATCGGGGCGCAGCCTCGAACAGTGGTCGTTGGGGCTGAACAGTTTCGCCACCGCCGCAGCGGGCGGCCGCACCCGTCACGACCAGGACAACCGCCGGGTGCAGCGCGGGGCGCTGACCTACACCACTGAGGCATTCGACTCGCCGACCCTGATCGCCGGCCCGATCACGCTGCGCGTGCAGGCGACCGCCGACACCACCGAGACACTGTGGGTCGCCCACCTCGACGATGTTGCGCCGGAGGGCGTCAATCGGCCGCTGACGCTGGGGGCGCTGCTGGGCTCACACCGCGAGTTGGACCCGGACCGGACCTGGTACCTGCCGGATGGCACCGTGCTGCGCCCGCATCACATCAGCACGCGGTCTGCGATGCGACCGGTGGAGCCAGGGGAGTTGACCGCCTACGACATCGAGATCTTCCCGACCGCAGCGCTGATCGCGCCGGGGCATCGGTTGCGACTGACGGTGACCACCTACGATTTCCCGCACTTGGTTCCAACCGCGGCTACCCGACAGGCGTTGGCGGGTGGGCTCTACCAGGTGCATCAGGGCGGTCCCACCCCGTCATTCCTGCTGCTGCCGTTGGCCGACCCGGACAGCCTGGACTGA
- a CDS encoding AAA family ATPase, protein MSTGLSGAAATTGERCTAVLDEIERAVVGKRSALTLILTTVLAGGHVLIEDLPGLGKTLIARSFAAALGLDFIRVQFTPDLLPADLLGTTVYDMSSGRFEFRRGPIFTNLVLADEINRTPPKTQAALLEAMAEGQVSIDGNTHRLPSPFIVLATDNPIEYEGTYPLPEAQLDRFAIRLRLGYLSEQGEAAMLRRRLDRGAALPTVRKVVDADDLVAMREAVEQVGVHDDVLRYVVSLATGTRRHPQVAVGASPRSELDLVQLARARALLLGRDYVIPEDVKALATSAIAHRITLRPEMWVRRVQGADVVEELLRRLPVPRTPEATPT, encoded by the coding sequence ATGAGCACCGGGCTGTCCGGCGCGGCGGCCACCACCGGAGAACGCTGCACCGCGGTGCTCGACGAGATCGAGCGGGCCGTGGTGGGCAAGCGGTCCGCGCTCACCCTGATTCTGACCACGGTGCTCGCCGGCGGGCACGTGCTCATCGAGGACTTGCCGGGCCTGGGCAAGACCTTGATCGCACGGTCGTTCGCGGCCGCGCTCGGACTGGACTTCATCCGCGTGCAGTTCACCCCCGACTTGCTGCCGGCTGACCTGCTCGGCACGACGGTCTACGACATGTCCTCGGGCCGTTTCGAGTTCCGGCGCGGGCCGATCTTCACCAACCTGGTGCTGGCCGACGAGATCAATCGGACGCCGCCCAAGACCCAGGCGGCGCTCCTGGAGGCGATGGCCGAAGGTCAGGTCAGCATCGACGGCAACACGCATCGGTTGCCGTCGCCGTTCATCGTGCTGGCCACCGACAACCCGATCGAGTACGAGGGCACCTATCCGCTGCCGGAGGCGCAACTGGACCGGTTCGCGATCAGGCTGCGCCTGGGTTATCTCTCGGAACAGGGGGAGGCGGCCATGCTGCGCCGTCGCCTGGACCGCGGCGCCGCATTACCGACGGTGCGCAAGGTGGTTGACGCCGACGATCTAGTGGCGATGCGCGAAGCGGTGGAGCAGGTCGGTGTGCACGACGACGTGCTGCGCTACGTCGTGTCGCTGGCCACCGGAACCCGGCGCCATCCGCAGGTGGCTGTGGGGGCCAGCCCGCGATCGGAACTCGACCTGGTCCAGCTCGCTCGGGCCCGCGCTCTGCTGCTCGGCCGCGACTACGTGATCCCCGAGGACGTCAAAGCGTTGGCCACGTCTGCGATCGCGCACCGGATCACGCTGCGGCCGGAGATGTGGGTACGTCGAGTTCAGGGCGCCGATGTGGTGGAGGAACTGCTGCGGCGGCTGCCGGTGCCGCGTACCCCGGAGGCGACACCGACGTGA
- a CDS encoding DUF4129 domain-containing protein, producing the protein MAGSDRATVRVIALGVLLLAAGATTRGYLPGAAPESHRASAASTVEPIVLSALLALSGTIIAVAVVHRARHQRARAGSIGQLSLTAGAGRGPVWRAVLIVAAALALWLLTIVMLAKLGGGLRIELPAEVPGTGETPPGTPGAPAPPPAAPSGLAGGASAYLLAVATLLLALLATAVLAARARRPHPALPATFVVPSMADAPSPGENLVRAAELGLARIVDPSREPRAAIIACYAVMESHLGAVPDIAPRAFDTPTEVLARAVEHHALPAANATRLVELFTEARFSAHLMTERDRADAIAALRQVLEELRNPR; encoded by the coding sequence ATGGCCGGTAGCGACAGGGCGACCGTGCGAGTGATCGCCCTGGGCGTGCTGCTGCTCGCGGCCGGCGCCACCACGCGCGGATACCTTCCCGGTGCCGCGCCCGAGTCACACCGCGCGAGCGCCGCTAGCACCGTGGAACCGATTGTGTTGTCGGCGTTGTTGGCGCTATCGGGCACGATCATCGCGGTCGCTGTCGTGCACCGGGCACGGCATCAACGCGCACGGGCCGGCAGCATCGGCCAGTTGTCCCTGACCGCTGGTGCCGGACGAGGACCGGTCTGGCGCGCGGTGCTGATCGTCGCGGCGGCGCTGGCGTTGTGGCTGCTGACCATCGTGATGCTGGCGAAGCTCGGTGGAGGACTCCGTATCGAGCTGCCGGCGGAGGTGCCCGGAACGGGTGAGACGCCACCGGGTACACCGGGTGCGCCGGCCCCGCCGCCGGCCGCACCCAGCGGACTGGCCGGTGGCGCGTCCGCGTATCTGCTGGCCGTGGCCACCCTGCTGCTGGCTCTGCTGGCCACCGCGGTCCTCGCCGCACGCGCCCGGCGCCCACATCCCGCGCTGCCTGCGACCTTCGTGGTCCCGTCGATGGCGGACGCACCGAGTCCCGGTGAAAACCTGGTTCGGGCAGCAGAACTCGGCTTGGCCCGGATCGTCGATCCCAGTCGCGAGCCTCGCGCGGCGATCATCGCCTGCTACGCGGTGATGGAAAGCCACCTGGGCGCCGTTCCCGATATCGCACCCCGCGCCTTCGACACCCCCACCGAAGTGCTGGCGCGAGCCGTCGAACACCATGCCCTGCCCGCGGCCAACGCGACCCGGCTGGTGGAACTGTTCACCGAGGCGCGCTTCAGCGCCCACCTGATGACCGAGCGCGATCGCGCTGATGCGATCGCTGCGCTGCGGCAGGTTCTCGAGGAATTGCGGAATCCACGATGA
- a CDS encoding esterase family protein, which produces MTDVSKGLRWARRLLVGAVAAAALPGLIGLTGSEATASAFSRPGLPVEYLQVPSAGMGRDIKVQFQPGGQGSPGLYLLDGMRAQDDYNGWDINTPAFEWYYQSGISVIMPVGGQSSFYSDWYKPACGKAGCSTYKWETFLTSELPAYLASEYGVSQSRNAAVGLSMAGASALTLAIYHPNQFTYAGSLSGYINPSDGKSWIGLAMGDAGGYKKEDMWGPDDDPAWLRNDPTVNVGKLVANNTRLWVYCGNGRPNELGGDNIPATFLEGNFMIGQNKKFQELYTAAGGNNAIFNFPDYGTHSWEYWGQQLQAMKPDLQSHLGASGGGS; this is translated from the coding sequence ATGACAGACGTGAGCAAGGGATTGCGCTGGGCACGCCGACTTTTGGTCGGCGCGGTAGCTGCCGCAGCGCTGCCGGGCCTGATCGGCCTGACAGGTAGCGAGGCGACCGCATCGGCGTTCTCCCGGCCGGGTCTGCCGGTCGAGTACCTGCAGGTGCCTTCGGCAGGTATGGGCCGTGACATCAAGGTCCAGTTCCAGCCCGGTGGTCAGGGCTCCCCGGGCCTGTACCTGCTCGACGGCATGCGGGCCCAGGACGACTACAACGGCTGGGACATCAACACCCCGGCCTTCGAGTGGTACTACCAGTCCGGCATCTCGGTGATCATGCCGGTCGGTGGCCAGTCCAGCTTCTACAGCGACTGGTACAAGCCGGCTTGCGGCAAGGCGGGCTGCTCCACCTACAAGTGGGAGACCTTCCTCACCAGCGAGCTGCCGGCCTACCTGGCCTCCGAGTACGGCGTGAGCCAGAGCCGCAACGCCGCGGTCGGCCTGTCGATGGCCGGTGCGTCGGCCCTGACGCTGGCGATCTACCACCCCAACCAGTTCACCTACGCCGGTTCGCTGTCGGGTTACATCAACCCCTCGGACGGCAAGAGCTGGATCGGCCTGGCCATGGGTGACGCCGGCGGCTACAAGAAGGAAGACATGTGGGGCCCGGACGACGACCCAGCGTGGTTGCGCAACGACCCGACGGTCAACGTCGGCAAGCTGGTCGCCAACAACACCCGCCTGTGGGTCTACTGCGGTAACGGTCGTCCGAACGAGCTGGGCGGCGACAATATCCCCGCGACGTTCCTTGAGGGCAACTTCATGATCGGCCAGAACAAGAAGTTCCAGGAGCTCTACACCGCGGCCGGTGGCAACAACGCGATCTTCAACTTCCCCGACTACGGCACCCACAGCTGGGAGTACTGGGGCCAGCAGCTGCAGGCCATGAAGCCTGACCTGCAGAGCCACCTGGGCGCCAGCGGCGGCGGCAGCTAG